A window from Polynucleobacter sp. MWH-UH25E encodes these proteins:
- a CDS encoding replication-associated recombination protein A: MSGLFDSAPPPPLAEALRPKSIDQVIGQTHLLGPSKPLNLAFASGKPHSMILWGPPGVGKTTLARLSAKAFDREFIAISAVLAGVKEIRESIQQAEQSLAQSGKQTILFVDEIHRFNKSQQDALLPHVESGLFTFIGATTENPSFEVNSALLSRAQVYVLKSLNKSELQQLFERAHQFAMPEVQFEASAIETLIHHADGDARRLLNLAEQVRNAVRAPDSNTKIVDQSFIENALSTQARRFDKGGDQFYDQISALHKSVRGSDPDASLYWLCRMLDGGVDPRYLARRIVRMAWEDIGLADPRAMQLANDAALTYERLGSPEGELALGQAVVYLAVAAKSNASYKAFNAARAFVANDQSKPVPNHLRNAPTKLMKELGHGKQYRYAHDEPHAYAAGESYLPEGMAAPHWYEPVERGLESQIKEKMMFLRKLDDEHQKK; the protein is encoded by the coding sequence ATGAGTGGTCTTTTTGATAGCGCACCACCGCCACCATTAGCGGAAGCGTTACGTCCAAAATCAATTGACCAAGTTATTGGGCAGACTCACTTACTGGGGCCTAGCAAACCATTAAATCTGGCGTTTGCATCAGGCAAGCCTCACTCCATGATTTTATGGGGACCGCCAGGTGTTGGAAAAACCACCTTAGCCCGCTTATCTGCTAAAGCATTTGATCGCGAGTTCATCGCCATCTCCGCTGTATTGGCGGGCGTTAAAGAAATTCGGGAATCTATTCAACAGGCAGAGCAATCCTTGGCGCAATCTGGCAAACAAACTATTTTGTTTGTCGATGAGATTCATCGCTTTAATAAAAGCCAGCAAGATGCGCTTTTACCTCATGTGGAATCGGGTCTATTTACTTTCATTGGCGCTACCACCGAGAACCCATCTTTTGAGGTGAACTCCGCATTGCTTTCACGTGCACAGGTCTATGTACTGAAATCCTTAAATAAATCCGAGCTTCAACAACTATTTGAACGTGCGCATCAATTTGCAATGCCCGAAGTTCAATTCGAGGCTTCAGCCATTGAAACACTCATCCACCATGCCGACGGTGATGCTAGAAGATTACTGAATTTAGCCGAACAGGTTCGTAACGCGGTACGTGCACCAGACTCCAATACCAAAATCGTTGATCAATCTTTTATCGAAAATGCGCTTTCTACTCAAGCTAGGCGATTTGATAAAGGTGGTGACCAGTTTTACGATCAAATATCCGCATTGCATAAATCCGTGAGAGGCTCAGATCCTGATGCCTCTTTATATTGGTTATGCCGCATGCTGGATGGTGGGGTAGACCCTCGCTACTTGGCTCGTCGTATTGTTCGCATGGCATGGGAGGATATTGGACTTGCGGATCCTCGCGCCATGCAACTTGCTAACGATGCTGCCCTCACCTATGAGCGCCTTGGCTCGCCTGAAGGAGAGTTAGCACTTGGTCAAGCCGTTGTCTATCTCGCAGTTGCAGCTAAAAGCAATGCAAGTTACAAAGCATTTAATGCGGCTCGTGCCTTTGTAGCAAATGACCAATCCAAGCCTGTTCCCAATCATTTGCGCAATGCACCAACCAAGCTCATGAAAGAACTAGGGCATGGCAAACAATATCGCTATGCACATGATGAGCCCCATGCCTATGCTGCGGGCGAATCTTATCTACCAGAGGGAATGGCGGCACCCCATTGGTATGAGCCAGTTGAACGTGGTCTAGAAAGTCAGATTAAAGAAAAGATGATGTTCTTAAGAAAACTTGACGACGAGCATCAGAAAAAATAG
- a CDS encoding pyridoxal phosphate-dependent aminotransferase produces the protein MNSALKHPPFPSRLPKVGTTIFTVMSALATEHQAINLGQGFPDFPCDRQLIADVNEAMLADHNQYPPMIGVPNLRHGIANKIEQLYGHQYNPDSEITITAGGTQGILTTILACVSPGDEVVVIEPAYDSYRPSIELAGGKVIAVSLEAKRDSNGKVASYQIPWEALSKAIRTNTRLIIINTPHNPTGMVWQKSDLDRLADLLKNTSTLILSDEVYEHMVYDGACHHSVASHPELAARSFLISSFGKTYHVTGWKVGYVAAPAPLSAEFRKVHQFNVFTVNTPMQYGLATYLSDASHYLGLSAFYQAKRDFFRAGLEKTKFKLLPTPGTYFQCVDYTVLETPEAKLNEADFCKWLTTEVGVAAIPVSAFYEEPTESGVIRFCFAKQEQTLSSALTHLQKL, from the coding sequence ATGAATTCTGCCCTTAAGCATCCCCCATTCCCCAGTCGCCTGCCCAAGGTGGGGACAACTATATTTACAGTAATGTCAGCCCTAGCGACTGAACATCAGGCTATCAATTTAGGTCAAGGCTTTCCAGACTTCCCTTGCGATCGTCAATTGATTGCGGACGTCAACGAGGCAATGCTAGCCGACCATAATCAATATCCTCCGATGATTGGGGTTCCCAATTTACGTCATGGGATAGCAAACAAGATAGAACAACTTTACGGCCATCAATACAACCCTGATTCTGAAATCACGATCACCGCTGGTGGCACTCAGGGAATTTTGACTACCATTCTTGCGTGTGTAAGTCCAGGCGATGAAGTCGTCGTCATTGAACCAGCATATGACAGCTATAGACCATCAATTGAATTAGCTGGCGGAAAAGTAATTGCGGTTTCTCTTGAAGCTAAACGAGATAGCAATGGAAAAGTGGCCTCCTATCAAATTCCATGGGAGGCATTATCAAAAGCGATACGCACCAATACTCGTCTGATTATCATCAATACACCCCACAATCCGACAGGCATGGTTTGGCAGAAATCCGACCTCGATCGCTTGGCTGACTTACTCAAAAATACTTCGACATTAATCTTAAGTGATGAGGTTTATGAACACATGGTCTATGATGGCGCATGCCATCATAGCGTTGCCTCTCATCCAGAATTAGCAGCCCGCAGTTTTTTAATTTCGAGCTTTGGCAAAACCTATCACGTTACCGGCTGGAAAGTGGGCTATGTTGCGGCCCCCGCTCCTTTAAGCGCTGAGTTTCGTAAAGTACATCAATTCAATGTATTCACTGTCAATACGCCGATGCAATATGGTTTAGCGACCTATCTATCGGATGCATCACATTACTTAGGGTTGTCTGCTTTCTACCAAGCTAAGCGCGATTTTTTCAGAGCAGGATTAGAGAAGACGAAATTCAAATTACTACCAACACCGGGAACCTATTTCCAGTGCGTTGATTACACGGTGCTAGAAACTCCTGAAGCAAAACTGAATGAAGCAGATTTTTGCAAATGGCTAACGACTGAAGTGGGCGTTGCTGCTATCCCAGTTTCCGCCTTCTATGAAGAACCCACAGAATCAGGCGTCATTCGCTTTTGCTTTGCTAAGCAGGAGCAAACTCTTTCTTCGGCATTAACTCATCTACAAAAACTTTAG
- a CDS encoding glutathione binding-like protein encodes MAIKKSKDSNVIDVYSWPTPNGHKVHIMLEECGYRLGRDWVAHPIDIGAGDQFDKAFLKISPNNKIPALVDPHGPDGKPISIFESGAILLYLAAKTGKFLPKTTRGKYEVLQWLMFQMGGLGPMLGQNHHFRIYAPEKIQYAVDRYTNEAKRLYGVLDTQLKDNTYIAGTKYSIADIAIFPWTRNWKNQGIDINGYPHFKRWFEMIGERPAVKRGCEVLTALRKPLHDDKAREQLFGSTQYQRRK; translated from the coding sequence ATGGCAATTAAGAAAAGTAAAGATAGCAATGTCATTGATGTTTATAGCTGGCCAACTCCAAATGGCCATAAGGTTCATATCATGCTCGAGGAATGTGGCTATAGATTAGGCCGTGACTGGGTAGCGCATCCGATTGATATTGGCGCAGGTGATCAATTTGATAAGGCGTTTCTCAAAATTAGCCCGAACAACAAAATCCCTGCCTTGGTAGACCCCCATGGGCCAGATGGCAAACCCATCAGCATCTTTGAGTCAGGTGCAATCTTGCTCTACCTTGCCGCCAAAACTGGCAAGTTTCTGCCCAAAACCACCCGGGGCAAATACGAGGTTTTACAGTGGTTGATGTTCCAAATGGGTGGCCTTGGTCCAATGCTTGGTCAAAACCATCACTTCCGCATCTATGCCCCAGAGAAGATTCAATATGCCGTAGATCGCTATACGAATGAAGCCAAGCGACTTTATGGGGTTCTGGATACGCAACTGAAAGATAATACTTATATCGCGGGTACAAAATATTCGATTGCCGATATAGCGATTTTTCCATGGACGCGTAATTGGAAAAATCAAGGAATTGATATCAATGGCTATCCGCATTTCAAGCGCTGGTTTGAAATGATTGGCGAGCGCCCAGCAGTAAAACGCGGTTGCGAAGTATTAACAGCATTACGCAAGCCATTGCATGATGACAAGGCTAGAGAGCAGTTATTTGGTTCAACCCAGTATCAACGAAGGAAATAA
- a CDS encoding 2-hydroxychromene-2-carboxylate isomerase, translating to MSSKLPARFYYDIISPFAYLYIKQRNRLEEKLDITPVPILLGGLFRATENKGPGEVAAKRPHTYQFCVWQAEKLRIPFRFPGHHPFMTVAPQRLLVQEKAGWAMVEKAFDYVWLEGKDPNLSWPDFCAYLGLSRDTPKPDNAAVKSQLIANTEKAKADGAFGVPALIVNQRCFWGVDTIDWVLDYLSHPGMFDEAPYARAGNLPNGLAP from the coding sequence ATGTCCTCTAAATTACCCGCTCGTTTTTATTACGACATTATTTCTCCGTTTGCGTATCTATATATCAAGCAGCGCAATCGACTAGAAGAGAAACTCGACATCACACCTGTCCCGATATTGCTGGGCGGCCTTTTTAGAGCAACAGAGAACAAAGGCCCTGGTGAAGTTGCTGCTAAGCGCCCTCACACCTATCAGTTTTGTGTCTGGCAAGCCGAAAAATTAAGAATTCCCTTTCGCTTTCCAGGTCACCATCCTTTTATGACCGTCGCACCTCAACGTCTTTTAGTTCAAGAAAAAGCTGGCTGGGCGATGGTTGAAAAAGCATTCGATTACGTCTGGCTTGAAGGCAAAGATCCTAATCTTTCATGGCCTGACTTTTGCGCTTACCTAGGTTTATCTCGGGACACACCAAAACCAGATAACGCCGCCGTGAAATCCCAACTGATTGCCAATACTGAAAAGGCGAAAGCGGATGGCGCATTTGGAGTGCCTGCTTTGATCGTCAATCAACGCTGTTTTTGGGGTGTTGACACGATAGACTGGGTACTGGATTACCTCTCTCACCCAGGAATGTTTGATGAAGCCCCCTATGCAAGAGCGGGCAATCTTCCAAATGGTTTAGCGCCCTAG
- a CDS encoding DUF3429 domain-containing protein, translating into MNNNPIPPLVLKLGYAGLIPFIGLALLVQLAPTPVNYLSAESLAGYGAVITSFMGALHWGANLHNLGKATTGDRWLDRNAWIWGVIPALVAWVALHIYIPVGLLIMASTLIIQRNIDQNTYHYYFADEATCAAFMTMRNRLTYIAAFCLSWAAIVILFIQA; encoded by the coding sequence GTGAACAATAATCCCATTCCCCCACTAGTTCTTAAGCTTGGCTATGCGGGCTTAATTCCATTTATTGGTTTAGCTTTATTGGTGCAACTCGCACCAACTCCGGTCAACTACTTGAGCGCTGAATCATTGGCCGGATATGGCGCAGTGATTACCTCCTTTATGGGTGCATTGCATTGGGGTGCCAATCTACACAATTTAGGCAAAGCAACAACGGGGGATCGTTGGCTAGATCGCAATGCTTGGATCTGGGGAGTTATTCCTGCTTTAGTAGCATGGGTGGCCTTGCACATCTACATCCCAGTTGGCCTCTTAATCATGGCATCTACGCTAATTATTCAGCGCAACATTGATCAAAATACCTATCATTACTATTTTGCAGATGAAGCTACCTGCGCAGCATTTATGACAATGCGTAATCGCCTAACTTACATCGCTGCTTTTTGCTTATCTTGGGCGGCTATCGTGATTTTGTTTATTCAAGCTTGA
- the yaaA gene encoding peroxide stress protein YaaA: MLIVLSPAKSLDYKTPVKVKAPTLPEFVAESAKLIADLKKLAPQDVARLMGLSDQLAVLNVGRYRDWSKKFTEENSKPAIYAFDGDVYDGFDVKTLDAKAVNFAQEHIRILSGLYGALRPLDLMQAYRLEMGTPFKNARGKDLYAFWGSRVTNALKEVLEKQKKPVLLNLASEEYFKVLQPKDLDCPVISPVFQDAKDGKYKIISFYAKRARGLMARYVVENRITDPADLKGFNLDGYKYHAADSKPDKPVFRRAEKK; encoded by the coding sequence ATGCTGATCGTACTTTCACCCGCCAAATCCCTAGATTACAAGACGCCCGTAAAGGTGAAGGCACCAACCCTGCCAGAGTTTGTTGCTGAGTCTGCCAAGCTAATTGCTGATCTTAAGAAACTAGCCCCCCAGGATGTAGCAAGGCTGATGGGTTTATCAGATCAGCTAGCAGTGCTTAATGTAGGGCGTTACCGAGATTGGTCAAAAAAATTCACAGAAGAAAACAGCAAGCCTGCCATTTATGCTTTTGATGGCGATGTCTATGATGGTTTTGATGTTAAAACCTTAGATGCCAAGGCGGTTAATTTTGCGCAAGAACATATTCGCATTTTGTCTGGGCTCTATGGTGCTTTGCGACCTTTGGATTTAATGCAGGCCTATCGCTTGGAGATGGGTACCCCATTTAAGAATGCGCGTGGTAAGGACTTGTATGCGTTTTGGGGGAGCAGAGTAACGAATGCATTAAAAGAGGTGCTCGAAAAACAAAAGAAACCAGTCTTGCTAAATTTGGCTTCCGAAGAGTATTTCAAAGTATTGCAGCCAAAAGATTTGGATTGCCCGGTGATTTCTCCTGTGTTTCAGGATGCTAAAGATGGTAAGTACAAAATCATCTCTTTCTACGCAAAGCGCGCACGTGGCTTGATGGCGCGGTATGTTGTAGAGAATCGAATCACTGATCCAGCAGACTTAAAAGGTTTTAATTTAGATGGTTACAAGTACCATGCTGCTGATTCAAAACCAGATAAACCCGTCTTTAGACGAGCGGAGAAGAAGTAA
- a CDS encoding peptidylprolyl isomerase: MRKFFALFIFAFSCFSTQAAIAGPKVEFKTTMGNFVVELDDVKAPKTTANFLNYVKSGFYNGTIFHRVIDGFMIQGGGFTPDLVQKPTDAPVASEANNGLKNNTYTIAMARTSDPDSATAQFFINVKDNEGLNYPNAMGNGYTVFGKVISGTQTIDAIRKVPTMVAPAPRMGRMADVPTKPVVIESATILK, from the coding sequence ATGCGCAAGTTTTTTGCCTTATTCATTTTTGCTTTTTCTTGTTTTTCAACTCAAGCAGCAATCGCTGGTCCAAAGGTGGAATTTAAAACCACGATGGGTAACTTTGTTGTGGAATTAGATGATGTTAAAGCACCCAAAACTACAGCTAACTTTCTAAACTACGTGAAGAGCGGTTTTTATAACGGCACCATTTTTCATCGCGTTATTGATGGTTTCATGATTCAAGGTGGCGGCTTTACACCTGACCTTGTACAAAAACCTACTGATGCACCAGTTGCATCTGAAGCAAATAACGGACTCAAAAACAATACTTACACCATTGCAATGGCCCGCACTTCGGATCCCGATTCTGCGACAGCTCAGTTTTTTATTAACGTCAAAGATAATGAGGGCTTGAACTATCCAAATGCTATGGGCAATGGCTATACCGTATTTGGCAAGGTCATCTCTGGCACCCAAACTATTGATGCTATTCGCAAGGTGCCTACTATGGTTGCTCCAGCTCCACGCATGGGCAGAATGGCCGACGTACCAACTAAGCCAGTCGTCATTGAATCGGCCACCATTCTCAAGTAA
- a CDS encoding 3-hydroxybutyryl-CoA dehydrogenase yields MKIQSVGVIGAGTMGNGIAQVCAVAGLDVVMVDINDAAVQRGLDQISKSLDRLVKKETLTTEAKDAALKRIKGSTAYADFKGLGLVIEAATENQAIKEKILKQVDEIVSKNTIIATNTSSLSITKLAALDSNPSRFIGMHFFNPPPLMALVEVIRGLQTSDETHAAIIEMAKRVGKEPITVKNSPGFVVNRILLPMINEAFFVLSEGLASPEDIDAGMKLGCNQPIGPLALADLIGLDTCLAVMEVYFENFSDSKYRPCPLLREMVAAGYLGRKTGRGVYTYEK; encoded by the coding sequence ATGAAGATTCAATCAGTTGGCGTAATTGGTGCAGGCACCATGGGTAATGGTATTGCGCAGGTATGTGCCGTTGCGGGACTTGATGTTGTTATGGTTGATATCAATGATGCCGCAGTTCAACGTGGTCTTGATCAAATCAGCAAGAGCTTAGATCGTCTGGTTAAAAAAGAGACTCTCACAACAGAAGCAAAAGATGCAGCGCTTAAGCGCATTAAAGGTAGCACTGCTTACGCAGACTTTAAAGGTCTTGGATTAGTAATTGAAGCTGCAACAGAAAACCAAGCGATCAAAGAAAAAATTCTTAAGCAAGTTGACGAGATTGTGAGTAAAAACACGATCATTGCTACCAACACCTCTTCTCTATCTATCACCAAGCTTGCGGCCCTAGACTCAAACCCATCACGCTTTATCGGCATGCACTTCTTTAACCCACCCCCCTTAATGGCATTAGTAGAGGTAATTCGCGGATTGCAGACCAGCGATGAGACGCACGCCGCCATTATTGAAATGGCCAAACGCGTGGGCAAAGAGCCAATTACCGTGAAGAACTCTCCTGGATTTGTAGTCAATCGCATCTTGTTGCCGATGATTAATGAAGCTTTCTTTGTTCTTTCAGAAGGCTTAGCTAGTCCAGAAGACATTGATGCAGGCATGAAGTTGGGTTGCAATCAACCTATTGGCCCTCTGGCACTAGCAGATCTGATCGGCTTAGATACCTGCCTTGCGGTGATGGAAGTGTATTTTGAAAACTTTAGCGACTCAAAATATCGCCCTTGCCCACTCTTACGCGAAATGGTTGCAGCCGGTTACCTTGGTCGCAAAACTGGGCGCGGCGTATACACCTACGAAAAATAA